A genomic segment from Roseibium algicola encodes:
- a CDS encoding MrcB family domain-containing protein: MFRNVFENYFDDKAIGKVPGVIPEGALAIRAVCNDLPNFFAQRVEQLRERPLDYKSYGSCGQTNFSFSKVPWVACCRRNITRSVQRSYFIVLLFKEDMTGCYLTLNQGFTQYRNIFPTADLSRQYAMVGARLINQLVDTPHDFEVGPIDLATTSGLGKGYEAGSVLSRYYDRNNPRIEGDVLNDFGQLLEIYDRLAEVVPADVTDLLTGDEAAYQAATNMLANEPDEGEQDERPAALPQRNPAGQGGGWRRDAAQAARALRNAGHRCEIDPEHDTFISEATRLNYVEAHHLVPMAHQGDFQHSLDVPENIIALCPTCHRKIHFGPVAERSDMSARLLAERAERLQRRGVEVTERHLRAIYRRETVQD; this comes from the coding sequence TTGTTCCGGAACGTTTTTGAGAACTATTTTGACGACAAGGCGATTGGTAAGGTTCCAGGGGTCATTCCGGAAGGAGCGCTTGCCATCCGGGCTGTCTGCAACGACCTGCCGAACTTCTTTGCTCAAAGAGTCGAACAACTGCGTGAGCGGCCGCTCGATTACAAAAGCTATGGAAGCTGCGGTCAAACCAATTTCAGTTTTAGCAAAGTGCCTTGGGTTGCTTGTTGTCGAAGGAATATCACAAGATCGGTTCAACGATCTTATTTCATTGTTCTTCTTTTCAAAGAGGACATGACTGGCTGCTATCTGACGCTCAACCAGGGCTTCACCCAATACAGAAATATCTTCCCTACAGCGGATTTGTCGCGGCAATACGCCATGGTCGGCGCTCGTTTGATCAATCAACTCGTTGACACTCCGCACGACTTCGAGGTCGGTCCCATCGATCTCGCTACAACATCGGGCCTTGGCAAGGGATACGAAGCAGGATCGGTACTAAGCCGATATTACGACAGGAATAATCCCCGAATTGAGGGTGACGTCCTTAATGATTTTGGGCAGCTTTTGGAGATCTATGATCGTCTAGCGGAAGTTGTCCCAGCGGATGTTACCGATCTGCTCACAGGCGACGAAGCTGCCTACCAAGCGGCAACGAATATGCTGGCGAATGAGCCTGATGAAGGTGAACAAGACGAGAGGCCGGCGGCTCTACCCCAAAGGAATCCGGCTGGCCAAGGAGGAGGTTGGCGGAGAGATGCCGCCCAGGCAGCAAGGGCTCTCCGAAATGCCGGGCACCGCTGTGAGATTGATCCAGAGCACGATACCTTCATTTCAGAGGCAACTAGGCTCAACTATGTAGAAGCGCACCATTTGGTGCCCATGGCGCACCAGGGTGACTTTCAGCACAGTTTGGATGTGCCGGAAAACATCATTGCACTGTGCCCCACCTGTCACCGGAAGATCCACTTTGGACCAGTCGCGGAGCGCTCTGATATGTCGGCTAGGCTCCTGGCCGAGCGTGCTGAAAGGCTGCAACGAAGAGGTGTTGAAGTCACCGAACGGCATCTGAGAGCCATTTATCGTCGTGAGACAGTACAGGACTGA
- a CDS encoding pentapeptide repeat-containing protein — protein sequence MMETAGLIGLIFAVALFVLELREKQDERVARAWQLLTTAASGNSGKIHALEFLNAQYGCLPAGWEFPTVGQCWKHRTSLTGVNLSSTGLKQGVYLVGLQLPNADLVKADFSGAQLAEANFKNANLLSVDLSGANMNSADLSGANLHFANLSAGVYLGDATLVGANLRYANLENAFLVSANLRNAVLANANLGNAELGFTNLENADLSTAWLQGAKFDSATLVCADLSRADLTSANFGTAKDGLGRIFTAADLRYANLSGADLNDAFVSSEPNELENLTGIWAYEDLPPKNMPQIIAKTISYRRVGENWDAFKMRMAEERMASKDHAPPIACL from the coding sequence ATGATGGAAACCGCAGGTCTTATTGGATTGATTTTTGCGGTTGCGCTCTTCGTTCTTGAACTCCGAGAAAAGCAAGATGAGCGCGTCGCAAGGGCATGGCAATTGCTGACGACAGCGGCGTCTGGCAACAGTGGAAAGATCCATGCACTTGAGTTTTTGAACGCTCAATACGGATGCTTGCCTGCCGGCTGGGAATTTCCGACCGTTGGTCAATGCTGGAAGCATCGCACGTCCCTGACGGGCGTCAATCTGTCGTCCACCGGTCTTAAGCAAGGTGTCTATCTCGTCGGTCTCCAGTTGCCCAATGCCGACCTCGTAAAAGCTGATTTCAGTGGGGCACAATTGGCTGAGGCCAATTTCAAGAATGCTAATTTGCTCTCTGTGGATCTGAGCGGTGCCAATATGAACTCCGCAGACCTTTCCGGTGCAAATCTCCATTTTGCAAACCTCAGTGCTGGCGTATATCTCGGCGATGCCACACTCGTTGGTGCCAACCTTCGTTATGCAAACTTGGAGAATGCGTTCCTGGTGAGTGCAAATTTGAGAAACGCAGTCTTGGCAAATGCAAACCTTGGTAATGCCGAATTGGGTTTTACCAACCTCGAAAATGCCGACTTGTCGACCGCTTGGCTTCAAGGCGCGAAATTCGACAGCGCGACACTCGTCTGTGCTGACCTTTCGCGAGCTGATCTCACCAGTGCCAACTTCGGAACAGCAAAAGACGGCCTCGGCCGGATCTTCACCGCCGCAGACCTTCGCTACGCCAACCTTAGTGGTGCAGACCTGAATGATGCGTTTGTCTCGAGCGAACCAAATGAATTGGAGAACCTTACTGGCATCTGGGCGTACGAAGACCTGCCTCCAAAGAACATGCCCCAAATTATCGCGAAGACCATTTCTTACAGACGGGTTGGTGAAAATTGGGACGCATTCAAGATGCGTATGGCAGAGGAAAGAATGGCTTCTAAGGATCATGCCCCCCCAATAGCCTGTCTTTAA
- the rfbA gene encoding glucose-1-phosphate thymidylyltransferase RfbA: MKGIVLAGGSGTRLFPVTRCISKQLLPVYDKPMIYYPLSVLMLAGIRDLLIITTPRDAMAFQSLLEDGARWGINISYAVQPEPAGIAQAFLIGEEFLAGQECALILGDNLYYGHGLTEILARASARKSGATLLGYEVAEPERYGVISFDPSGAPASIEEKPKSPRSSWAVTGLYFYDKDVAAIASDIRPSARGELEITDVNARYLERGDLHVEQLGRGFAWFDMGTHDSLIESATFVQAIEKRQGHRIAVPEEIAFKNGWITVNDLERLSEEYSSSGYGKYLGKIVSGYSNA, from the coding sequence ATGAAAGGCATCGTGCTGGCGGGCGGAAGCGGAACGCGTCTCTTCCCGGTAACAAGGTGTATTTCCAAGCAATTGCTGCCTGTCTACGACAAGCCGATGATCTACTATCCGTTGAGTGTTCTGATGCTTGCCGGGATAAGAGATCTCCTGATCATCACAACACCACGCGATGCCATGGCTTTTCAGAGCCTTCTGGAAGACGGCGCGCGCTGGGGCATCAATATCAGCTATGCAGTTCAACCTGAACCGGCCGGCATCGCGCAGGCGTTTCTGATCGGAGAGGAGTTCCTTGCTGGACAGGAATGTGCGCTGATCCTGGGTGACAACCTTTATTACGGACATGGTCTGACGGAAATTCTTGCGAGAGCTTCAGCGCGCAAGTCCGGAGCGACCCTGCTCGGATACGAGGTGGCGGAGCCGGAACGATATGGTGTCATCTCGTTCGACCCGTCAGGCGCACCGGCTTCAATCGAAGAGAAGCCAAAGTCCCCCCGGTCGTCCTGGGCGGTGACAGGGCTTTACTTTTATGACAAGGACGTCGCCGCCATCGCTTCCGATATCCGTCCGAGTGCGCGCGGTGAACTTGAAATCACGGATGTGAACGCCCGGTATCTTGAGCGCGGAGACCTGCATGTTGAACAACTGGGGCGGGGATTTGCCTGGTTCGACATGGGGACACATGACAGTCTCATAGAATCCGCGACCTTCGTGCAGGCCATCGAGAAAAGACAGGGCCACCGCATCGCCGTTCCGGAAGAAATTGCGTTCAAGAACGGTTGGATTACTGTGAATGATCTGGAACGGCTGAGCGAAGAATATTCCAGCAGTGGATATGGGAAATACTTGGGAAAAATAGTCTCTGGGTACTCTAACGCATAA
- a CDS encoding PD-(D/E)XK nuclease-like domain-containing protein, with the protein MAEDAARDPMVQQGILNGAVERSFFIKDERTGLWFKSRPDNDAVDGFFADLKTTSSMSESFIRRQIKDNGYFIQAGGVRRAARELDLPFDSFWNVYVSTGDTPDTQAIELDPEDLDLGERVIRHGLDTIAECMASGIWPGARPYEARAVRIGDWDREAIEQDLKTPALEQAA; encoded by the coding sequence ATTGCGGAAGACGCTGCCCGCGACCCCATGGTGCAACAGGGCATCTTAAACGGCGCCGTTGAGCGATCCTTTTTCATCAAGGACGAGCGGACAGGTCTTTGGTTCAAGTCCCGACCGGACAACGACGCGGTAGACGGCTTCTTTGCCGATCTGAAAACCACGTCCAGCATGAGCGAAAGCTTCATTCGGCGGCAGATCAAAGACAACGGCTATTTCATTCAAGCCGGTGGAGTTCGTCGCGCAGCCCGGGAACTCGATCTGCCCTTTGACAGCTTTTGGAACGTCTACGTTTCAACCGGCGACACCCCCGACACTCAGGCCATTGAACTGGATCCGGAAGACCTCGACCTAGGCGAGCGCGTAATCCGTCACGGCCTGGACACCATCGCCGAATGTATGGCGTCCGGCATCTGGCCCGGCGCCCGCCCCTATGAGGCCCGCGCCGTTCGCATTGGCGATTGGGACCGCGAAGCTATTGAGCAAGACCTTAAGACCCCCGCATTGGAGCAAGCAGCATGA
- a CDS encoding site-specific integrase, translating into MPRPRKAPRLWFRKDKGGGGQWIILDGSKQTRTGCTLEDTRGAEQRLQEYLAEKHQPTNSLDPRIIPVADALNFYATHHIPTLANPRNEATILKALVPFWGELNIGDVARSNSKRYATLRYSQGVKPGTVRRELKALQSALNMYTEDREIPFVCRLEMPKAGESRLRWLTRNEAAAFVHAARRRGNHHVARIILIGIYTGTRIDAIKRMQWHPNPASGYFDLKQGVMYRKGWEESSTTKRRPSVHIPDRLLPHLKRWKTLDRNLPWVIHYDGGSVVSVKRAWRKSREDAQLGLDVIPHTLRHTAASWGIQNVQTTQELQSLADFLGMSLKMLLEVYGHQNPVHQKSASSAISKRPGAI; encoded by the coding sequence ATGCCGCGTCCAAGAAAAGCTCCAAGGCTCTGGTTCCGCAAAGACAAAGGCGGTGGCGGACAATGGATCATCCTCGACGGGTCAAAACAAACCCGCACAGGCTGCACTCTTGAAGACACTCGAGGGGCTGAGCAAAGGCTGCAGGAATACCTTGCCGAAAAACACCAACCGACCAACAGCCTCGATCCACGAATTATCCCGGTCGCCGACGCGCTGAATTTCTACGCCACACACCACATTCCAACGCTAGCCAACCCCAGGAACGAAGCGACGATACTCAAGGCCCTGGTACCATTCTGGGGTGAGCTCAATATCGGCGACGTCGCCCGATCGAACAGCAAACGCTACGCGACATTGCGCTACTCTCAGGGCGTTAAGCCAGGCACCGTTCGCAGGGAATTGAAGGCGCTTCAAAGCGCCCTCAATATGTACACCGAAGACCGAGAAATACCGTTCGTGTGTCGACTGGAGATGCCTAAAGCTGGTGAGAGTCGTTTGCGCTGGCTCACTCGAAACGAGGCCGCCGCGTTCGTGCACGCGGCCCGCAGACGTGGCAATCACCACGTTGCCCGGATCATCCTTATAGGGATCTACACCGGCACACGGATTGACGCCATAAAGCGCATGCAATGGCACCCCAACCCGGCAAGTGGATATTTCGACCTAAAGCAAGGCGTGATGTACCGGAAAGGTTGGGAAGAAAGCAGCACGACGAAACGTCGGCCAAGTGTTCATATTCCTGACCGGCTACTACCTCACCTAAAACGCTGGAAGACGTTGGACAGGAACCTGCCATGGGTCATCCATTACGATGGCGGATCTGTCGTTTCTGTGAAACGCGCGTGGCGGAAAAGCCGAGAAGACGCCCAATTGGGGCTCGACGTTATCCCTCATACCCTGCGCCACACGGCTGCAAGTTGGGGGATCCAAAACGTCCAAACAACGCAAGAATTGCAATCACTGGCCGACTTCCTGGGGATGTCACTGAAAATGCTGCTGGAGGTCTATGGGCACCAGAACCCGGTGCATCAGAAATCTGCCTCTTCTGCGATCAGTAAACGACCAGGAGCAATATGA
- a CDS encoding S24 family peptidase: protein MIETYISYDKSARKNRTLRTIISCETVQMEPKDRLKAARERAGYDSPTEASRVLRTINVNTIISNENGNRPISKKMAQVYAEAFGVSAGWLLYGDSGEPEQEPKPTRRPALQIIGEVAAGHWLESDLFEHEKTENSNLAGGDARYLPSMQYLMRVNGESLNKIARHGDLILCLDYAQAGIELKSGDLVVAERSRDGGLTFERTAKRIVRHNGEIELRPESDDPRFQEPVIYNEHGEEATEVRVVAKVLGVFREV from the coding sequence ATGATTGAAACGTACATTTCGTACGACAAAAGCGCAAGAAAAAATCGTACACTTCGGACGATAATTTCGTGCGAAACAGTTCAAATGGAACCGAAAGACCGTTTGAAAGCAGCAAGAGAGCGCGCGGGATATGACTCCCCAACGGAGGCATCGCGCGTGCTTCGCACTATCAACGTCAACACCATCATCAGCAACGAGAATGGCAACAGGCCGATTTCCAAGAAGATGGCGCAGGTCTATGCGGAAGCTTTCGGGGTTTCGGCTGGATGGCTTCTTTACGGCGACAGCGGCGAGCCAGAGCAAGAACCAAAGCCGACCAGGCGCCCAGCCCTACAAATCATCGGCGAGGTGGCTGCAGGCCATTGGCTTGAGAGCGATCTTTTCGAACACGAGAAGACCGAGAATTCCAACCTTGCCGGCGGTGACGCCCGATATTTGCCAAGTATGCAATACCTTATGAGAGTCAACGGCGAGAGCCTTAACAAAATCGCCCGGCATGGCGACCTCATCTTGTGCCTGGACTATGCACAGGCGGGAATTGAGTTGAAGTCGGGTGACTTGGTGGTTGCGGAACGCTCTAGAGACGGCGGCCTGACCTTCGAGCGGACCGCCAAGAGAATTGTTCGCCACAACGGTGAAATTGAACTCAGGCCGGAGAGTGACGACCCGCGCTTTCAAGAGCCGGTTATCTACAACGAGCACGGCGAAGAGGCTACCGAAGTGCGCGTAGTCGCTAAGGTTTTGGGCGTGTTTCGGGAGGTGTAG
- the rfbD gene encoding dTDP-4-dehydrorhamnose reductase, whose translation MTRVLLTGANGQLGYEVIRQARALALDVVALDRSTLDITDRKAVAEIVQNLAPDLIINAAAYTAVDRAETDRQAAFAVNRDGARNLAEVAERRGAVLIHFSTDYVFDGAKPQPYVEEDTVGPLGVYGESKEAGEAAVRTVSERHLILRTSWVYGVHGANFVRTMLRLAREKDVIRVVTDQTGCPTYAADLAEIALQLSVPVLKGDFPKGGYGTFHCAGQGQVSWHGFASKIFELAGERLCKQPELIGIPASEFPTLSNRPANSALDCSKLSRVHGFSARDWPVALSDMLDRLYLNA comes from the coding sequence ATGACCCGTGTTCTGCTTACGGGAGCGAACGGTCAACTCGGTTATGAAGTCATTCGGCAAGCCCGGGCGCTGGCTCTTGATGTTGTGGCTCTCGACAGATCGACACTCGACATAACCGATCGCAAAGCCGTCGCGGAAATCGTCCAGAACTTGGCACCCGACCTGATCATCAATGCGGCTGCATACACTGCCGTTGACCGTGCCGAGACCGACCGGCAGGCCGCCTTTGCGGTCAACCGCGACGGAGCGCGCAATCTTGCGGAAGTGGCCGAACGGCGCGGTGCCGTCTTGATACATTTCTCCACGGACTACGTGTTCGACGGGGCAAAGCCGCAGCCTTATGTGGAAGAAGATACAGTCGGCCCGTTAGGCGTATATGGCGAAAGCAAGGAGGCCGGGGAGGCTGCCGTCCGCACAGTCTCAGAACGTCACCTGATCCTGCGCACATCCTGGGTGTACGGCGTGCATGGTGCGAATTTTGTTCGGACGATGCTGAGGCTCGCACGGGAGAAGGATGTAATTCGGGTGGTCACCGACCAGACAGGATGCCCGACATATGCCGCCGACCTGGCTGAAATCGCATTGCAGTTATCCGTGCCGGTCCTGAAGGGCGATTTTCCGAAGGGTGGATACGGAACATTTCATTGTGCCGGACAGGGGCAGGTGAGCTGGCATGGGTTTGCATCCAAAATATTCGAACTGGCCGGGGAACGATTATGCAAACAGCCGGAGCTGATTGGCATTCCGGCGTCGGAATTTCCAACGCTTTCAAATCGGCCCGCGAACTCGGCGCTTGATTGCTCTAAACTGTCACGTGTCCATGGCTTTTCCGCCAGGGACTGGCCAGTGGCACTGTCCGACATGCTTGACCGCCTGTATCTAAACGCCTGA
- a CDS encoding recombinase RecT — MNQAPAPQDALELAVHHGQSVSIDHVKGAKLAPQSLGEVLRFADIMSRADIALPKHLRNNPGACMAVALQALEWDMSPFAVASKSFAVNGQIAYEAQLIAAVVNTRSGIQGRLRYEFAGEGDSLTCTLRGTIDGEEYSYTSPPFGAITTKNSPLWKTDPQQQLGYYSARAWARRYTPEVLLGVYDKEEAASFQGADNARDVTPARATGAERLAAAKRGQEQPEQSFLPQEGFNLDHVNATTAQAAAQQDKPDHSDNTRTLDLAPVDNAPLHHESENPAPAEKVPAEQRATDPLASFKAELSKTQTLEAVDAVKADFAAGLNQLRPEDKKQARLAISERKEQIEAGK, encoded by the coding sequence ATGAACCAGGCACCAGCACCCCAAGACGCGCTTGAATTGGCGGTTCACCACGGACAGTCCGTTTCGATTGACCACGTGAAGGGCGCAAAGCTTGCTCCGCAGTCCCTTGGCGAAGTTCTGCGCTTCGCTGACATCATGAGCCGGGCGGATATCGCTCTGCCAAAACACCTTCGGAACAATCCGGGCGCCTGTATGGCTGTCGCGCTTCAAGCATTGGAGTGGGACATGAGCCCGTTTGCGGTCGCGTCCAAGTCCTTTGCGGTCAACGGGCAAATCGCCTATGAGGCTCAGCTCATTGCCGCAGTGGTCAACACGCGCTCAGGCATTCAAGGGCGGCTTCGCTATGAGTTCGCGGGCGAAGGCGATAGCCTCACCTGCACCTTGCGCGGCACAATCGACGGCGAAGAATACAGCTACACTTCGCCCCCTTTTGGCGCGATCACCACCAAGAATTCACCACTCTGGAAGACAGACCCCCAACAGCAGCTCGGCTATTACTCGGCCCGGGCCTGGGCGCGCCGCTATACCCCCGAAGTTCTGTTGGGCGTCTACGACAAGGAAGAAGCTGCAAGCTTCCAAGGCGCAGATAATGCCCGCGACGTAACACCGGCCCGTGCGACCGGCGCGGAACGGCTTGCGGCCGCGAAGCGGGGCCAGGAACAGCCGGAACAGAGCTTTCTACCTCAAGAAGGCTTCAACCTCGATCACGTCAACGCAACTACCGCACAGGCTGCGGCTCAACAGGACAAGCCGGATCACAGCGACAACACCCGCACGCTCGACCTTGCGCCCGTAGACAACGCGCCATTGCATCATGAAAGCGAGAACCCAGCACCGGCCGAGAAAGTCCCGGCGGAACAGCGCGCAACCGACCCGCTGGCGTCCTTCAAGGCTGAGTTGTCCAAAACCCAGACGCTGGAAGCTGTCGACGCGGTAAAGGCTGACTTTGCCGCAGGCCTTAATCAGCTTCGCCCCGAGGACAAGAAACAAGCTCGCTTGGCGATCAGTGAGCGGAAAGAGCAGATCGAGGCGGGCAAATGA
- a CDS encoding DUF7146 domain-containing protein: MSVLDQAWTDYKLRANKVSLLDAAKKCGATLKPAGGKEYVGPCPACGGKDRFAVNTSKNKWVCRGAGGGGDTIGLVMHCDGLTFAQACEKLTGEAPPSGSTEYTPEQRAAWAKRQAEAEERDRHRQEEEERDELARLDVAKELWGEARIIEGSMAEDYLRRRVKGLEGKLPGVLRFHPKCFLSKGQYHPALVALVQGAEGQQVGTWRIYLDAHGDNLRAEDGSKIKKGLGPCGGGAVRLHPPKDGSYIAVCEGIETGFGVHLLSGLPVWACRTANGLSGLALPWEIERLAARLGSS, encoded by the coding sequence ATGAGCGTCCTAGATCAAGCATGGACAGACTACAAGCTGAGAGCCAACAAGGTTTCGCTTCTGGACGCGGCAAAGAAGTGCGGCGCAACGCTGAAGCCTGCCGGGGGTAAGGAATACGTCGGCCCGTGCCCCGCCTGCGGTGGGAAAGATCGCTTTGCGGTGAACACATCTAAAAACAAGTGGGTTTGCCGGGGTGCCGGTGGTGGCGGTGACACCATCGGCTTGGTAATGCATTGCGACGGGCTGACCTTCGCACAGGCTTGCGAAAAGCTGACCGGGGAAGCTCCCCCCAGCGGGAGCACCGAATACACGCCCGAACAGCGCGCCGCCTGGGCGAAGCGACAGGCAGAAGCGGAAGAGCGGGACCGGCATAGGCAGGAAGAAGAAGAGCGGGACGAACTTGCCCGACTTGATGTCGCCAAGGAACTTTGGGGCGAGGCCCGAATAATTGAAGGCTCGATGGCAGAAGACTATCTGCGTAGGCGTGTCAAAGGCCTTGAAGGGAAGCTGCCCGGTGTTCTCCGGTTCCACCCGAAATGCTTCCTCTCGAAAGGGCAATATCATCCCGCTCTTGTCGCGCTCGTCCAGGGCGCAGAAGGCCAGCAAGTCGGAACGTGGCGCATATACTTGGATGCGCATGGCGACAATCTCCGCGCGGAAGACGGCAGCAAGATTAAAAAGGGCCTTGGCCCCTGTGGTGGCGGTGCTGTTCGCCTGCATCCTCCTAAAGACGGCAGTTATATTGCTGTTTGCGAGGGGATAGAAACAGGCTTCGGCGTCCACCTTCTTTCAGGTCTGCCGGTCTGGGCATGCAGAACCGCTAACGGGCTTTCCGGCCTCGCTCTCCCTTGGGAAATTGAACGGCTCGCTGCTCGCCTCGGAAGCTCTTGA
- a CDS encoding glycosyltransferase family 2 protein: MKISSNNNLIDLQANKFCRRLYEAFLSPRIFVAACWWYVVGKRQRSRNRFRLVFSATSIQGKNLRVGPHICFAQANPSISEREEMLQEVAGWHNPPVISIVMPVYNTDLAQLRDAIQSVKKQIYPHWELCIADDCSTDPAVQEALKEFEESDGRIKVVYRSENGHICRASNSAIDIATGPYIAFMDHDDLLPVHALYYVAREIRQYPEADFIYSDEDKIRKEGWLTDPHFKPDWNLELFLTQNYINHLSVYRASIVRDVGGFRPGFEGSQDHDLALRVVARIDEKNIRHIPKILYHWRCFSGSGSFSDRWIQQAIEARQRAVREYFKDNYPDAPVSVTNGPSACNRIVRELPSPVPHVTIIIPTRDCTEFVKACVFSLFDKTDYPSFDVIIVDNDSVEVELKEYLAGITEKHPVTVLPYSGEFNYSAMNNFAVEHASGSVVVLLNNDTQVISSEWLREMVSYAVLPHIGAVGAKLLYANGLVQHAGVIVGVGGIANHAFQFYQGGDIGYQHRLQLPQYFLAVTAACMVVEKDKYLKCGGLDDKDLKVAYNDVDFCLRLSRDFGLKNVYTPYAQLFHHESVSRGQDTSPEKIARFEHESMTMRQRWGDIMQRDPYYNENFSHHNAYFQYKYE, translated from the coding sequence TTGAAAATCTCGTCTAATAATAATTTAATTGATTTACAGGCTAATAAATTCTGTCGAAGGCTATACGAAGCTTTTCTCTCGCCACGAATATTTGTAGCTGCTTGCTGGTGGTACGTCGTTGGTAAAAGGCAGCGTTCCCGAAACCGATTCCGATTGGTTTTCAGCGCCACAAGTATTCAAGGTAAGAATCTTCGTGTCGGACCACATATCTGCTTTGCACAAGCAAACCCGTCTATATCAGAACGAGAAGAGATGCTGCAGGAAGTTGCCGGTTGGCATAATCCTCCAGTAATCTCAATTGTAATGCCGGTCTATAATACAGATCTGGCTCAGCTACGAGATGCCATCCAATCCGTGAAGAAGCAGATATATCCGCATTGGGAGTTGTGCATTGCTGACGACTGCTCAACGGATCCAGCCGTTCAAGAGGCTCTCAAGGAATTTGAAGAAAGTGATGGGCGCATCAAGGTCGTTTACCGGAGTGAAAACGGACATATCTGCAGAGCTTCAAACTCTGCCATAGATATTGCGACCGGTCCCTACATTGCGTTCATGGACCATGATGACCTGCTACCAGTTCATGCCCTTTATTATGTTGCCAGAGAAATTCGGCAATATCCTGAGGCAGATTTCATCTACTCGGATGAAGATAAAATTCGGAAGGAGGGCTGGCTTACCGATCCACACTTCAAACCGGACTGGAATCTGGAACTTTTTCTAACCCAGAACTACATCAATCACCTCAGCGTATACAGGGCTTCAATCGTCAGGGATGTCGGAGGGTTTCGACCAGGTTTCGAGGGAAGTCAGGATCATGATCTAGCACTCCGGGTGGTTGCTCGGATTGACGAGAAAAATATTCGTCATATTCCGAAAATTCTCTACCATTGGCGATGCTTCTCCGGTTCGGGATCTTTTTCCGATCGCTGGATCCAGCAAGCCATAGAAGCGCGTCAGCGCGCCGTGCGTGAATACTTTAAGGACAATTACCCGGACGCGCCGGTATCGGTAACGAATGGCCCTTCAGCGTGCAACAGGATCGTTAGGGAGCTCCCAAGCCCTGTTCCGCACGTAACCATCATTATTCCAACCCGTGACTGCACAGAATTTGTAAAGGCCTGTGTCTTCAGTCTGTTTGATAAAACAGACTATCCAAGTTTTGACGTTATCATCGTGGACAATGACAGTGTGGAAGTGGAGTTAAAAGAATATCTGGCTGGAATAACAGAAAAACACCCTGTAACTGTATTGCCATATTCTGGTGAATTTAATTATTCAGCCATGAATAATTTTGCCGTTGAGCATGCTTCAGGTTCAGTTGTTGTGCTCTTGAACAATGACACTCAAGTTATTTCTTCTGAATGGCTTCGGGAGATGGTGTCCTATGCGGTACTGCCTCATATCGGGGCTGTTGGGGCGAAACTCCTATATGCCAACGGTTTGGTTCAACATGCTGGTGTGATCGTGGGTGTGGGAGGTATCGCAAATCACGCTTTTCAATTTTATCAAGGCGGCGATATCGGCTACCAGCACAGGTTACAACTTCCACAATATTTTCTCGCAGTTACTGCCGCTTGCATGGTAGTTGAAAAGGATAAATACCTAAAATGTGGAGGTCTGGACGATAAAGATCTAAAGGTTGCGTATAACGACGTTGATTTTTGCTTAAGGCTATCAAGAGATTTTGGGTTAAAGAATGTATACACTCCATATGCCCAATTATTTCATCATGAGTCTGTCTCGCGTGGCCAAGATACTTCACCGGAGAAAATAGCAAGGTTCGAGCATGAGTCGATGACCATGAGGCAGCGCTGGGGTGATATCATGCAACGGGACCCTTATTATAATGAAAACTTCTCGCATCATAATGCGTATTTTCAGTATAAATATGAATAA